The Paraburkholderia caffeinilytica genome segment CACCGGGTCGCCTCGGCCCTCGTGAATAGTTGAGCACGATCGCGTTCGAATAGAACGGCCTGACGAGCTAATAGGCGCCCTAGCCGATGCCTGTCGTATCGCGATCACCATATTAGCGACGTTGTATTGCTTTGTGACCGTACGTATCGCCTCGACCAGTGCCTCGAAACGCGTGACGACCCGACTAGTGACCGACACCGAAACCACTTTCGCAAGTCAGGCAAGTAAACGTAGTTACAAAAATCCATTGCGATCCCATGTTTTTGTAACTACAATAACCATATGAAAACGACTCACGACCAAACCAAGAGCGACGCCAACGAACAGAAGCACGGCGTATCTCTGTCCAACGCTGAAGCGATTGATTGGTCGTCCGTATGGTGCGCACCCGACGACCGCAAGGATTACCGCGAGTTGCGCGAAATTGGCTATGCCGTGATCGACGCCCGCCTCTATTGCGTCGTGTTCACGCAGCGCGGCGAAGCCTTTCGGGTTATCAGTCTGCGCAAGGCAAACAACCGGGAGATAGACCGCTATGAAAAAGCAACCCAAATTGATCCGTAACACGCCCGAAGAAGAAGCCGCGATCGCTCGCGGCATCGCGGCCGACCCTGACACGTTCGAGCCGACAGATGAACAGTTCGCACAAATGAAGCCGCGCGGCGGCCGGCCGAAGCTCGCACACCCGAAAGTCGCGGTAACGGTTCGATACGACGCTGAGATAGTCGAGCGATTCAGAGCAAGCGGCGAAGGCTGGCAAACGCGCATGAACGACGCGCTGCGCGACTGGCTTAAGACACACCACGCATGATGCGTGATCCTGATGTGCCGAAAGCGAGCATCACGAAACGATAGGAATGAGCAAGCCGGTCGGACGGGAAACGCTGGAAATGGTGCAACGCTACGCGCACCTGTCTGCTGATCACCTGGCACGCCGGATTCAGCCGCACACAGGTCGTCGACCTACAGACGGCCGCCGGCTGACTGTATTTTCACTGTACTGGGAAGAAACGAAGAAGCAGAGAAACCGCTGAAAGCCTTACGGCTATTGGTGCGCCCGGCTGGGATCGAACCAGCAACCCCTGCCTTCGGAGGGCCGGAATGATCGTTTTTTGCAGTTCGCGAAAGTTCAGAGAAGAATCATATGTTATTGATTTTACGCTACTTTTAGATCATTGACGTCCAGTGACGTCCACCATAGAATTTCCGTACCAATTCCGTACGAAAAAATATGGCTACAACGATCAACTCCAAGACGTCACGCGACAAGCTTGCACCGCGCCGCGAGCCCTATTGGTCGCGCATTCAAGCAGGACTGTATGTCGGCTATCGCAAGCCGACTGAAGGCGAAGGAACTTGGATTGCGCGTCGCCGCAATGAGGACGGAAAGCAGCAATACAGGGCACTTGGCACCCTCGCCGCCTACGACGACGCTGCAAGGGCCGCGAGCGAGTGGGCCAATGCAATCGACGCCGGTGTTTCGTCGAAAGGCATGACAGTGAAGGAGGCGTGCGAGCACTATGTAAAGCACCTCGGCCTTCACAAAGGCGCGGCAAGCAAGGCCGACGCAGAAGGCCGGTTCAGGCGTCTTGTCTACGATGCGAAGATCGGGAGGGTTGATCTATCGAAGCTTCGCACGTCGGAAATCAAGACTTGGCTGTCCGCTCAGATTGAAATCGGCGAGAGTGACGCGGAAG includes the following:
- a CDS encoding BrnT family toxin, which gives rise to MKTTHDQTKSDANEQKHGVSLSNAEAIDWSSVWCAPDDRKDYRELREIGYAVIDARLYCVVFTQRGEAFRVISLRKANNREIDRYEKATQIDP
- a CDS encoding BrnA antitoxin family protein, which encodes MKKQPKLIRNTPEEEAAIARGIAADPDTFEPTDEQFAQMKPRGGRPKLAHPKVAVTVRYDAEIVERFRASGEGWQTRMNDALRDWLKTHHA